One Tachypleus tridentatus isolate NWPU-2018 chromosome 3, ASM421037v1, whole genome shotgun sequence DNA window includes the following coding sequences:
- the LOC143246224 gene encoding dual specificity protein phosphatase 19-like isoform X10, translated as MKNLLQELQELSSCKYLAANIKSTENESYLLEKRNSHNWFPMKEERDLGYWSDIKPDLHVFVAEVIPRLFIGSQDVAQDLNLLHQMNVTHILNIATGVPNMFEEEFIYKRISILDLPEANIRIFFEGCFQFIDDGLQEGGVLVHCNAGVSRSATIIIGYLMNREKLCLDEALDKVKSVRPFIKPNVGFMEQLKQYEKELSKNDND; from the exons ATGAAA AATTTATTACAAGAGTTACAGGAACTCTCATCTTGTAAATACTTGGCAGCAAACATAAAATCTACAGAGAATGAAAGTTATTTGCTAGAGAAGAGGAATAGTCACAACTGGTTTCCCATGAAAGAAGAGAGAGATCTAGGCTATTGGAGTGATATAAAACCTGACTTGCATGTGTTTGTAGCAGAAGTGATACCAAGATTGTTTATAG GATCTCAGGATGTTGCTCAAGACCTAAATCTTCTGCACCAGATGAatgtaacacatattttaaatatagctACAGGAGTTCCAAACATGTTTGAGGAAGAATTTATCTATAAACGAATCAGCATTTTAGACCTTCCAGAAGCTAACATTCGGATATTTTTTGAAGGATGTTTTCAGTTCATTGATGATGGTTTGCAAGAGGGTGGGGTGCTGGTTCACTGTAATGCTGGCGTGTCTCGTTCAGCTACAATTATTATTGGTTATTTGATGAACAGAGAAAAATTGTGTCTTGATGAGGCTCTTGATAAAGTAAAAAGTGTAAGGCCTTTCATTAAGCCTAATGTTGGATTTATGGAACAgttaaaacaatatgaaaagGAATTGTCTAAAAATGATAATGATTAA
- the LOC143246224 gene encoding dual specificity protein phosphatase 19-like isoform X11: protein MGFHGGVRGDGAMKASNIKSTENESYLLEKRNSHNWFPMKEERDLGYWSDIKPDLHVFVAEVIPRLFIGSQDVAQDLNLLHQMNVTHILNIATGVPNMFEEEFIYKRISILDLPEANIRIFFEGCFQFIDDGLQEGGVLVHCNAGVSRSATIIIGYLMNREKLCLDEALDKVKSVRPFIKPNVGFMEQLKQYEKELSKNDND from the exons CAAACATAAAATCTACAGAGAATGAAAGTTATTTGCTAGAGAAGAGGAATAGTCACAACTGGTTTCCCATGAAAGAAGAGAGAGATCTAGGCTATTGGAGTGATATAAAACCTGACTTGCATGTGTTTGTAGCAGAAGTGATACCAAGATTGTTTATAG GATCTCAGGATGTTGCTCAAGACCTAAATCTTCTGCACCAGATGAatgtaacacatattttaaatatagctACAGGAGTTCCAAACATGTTTGAGGAAGAATTTATCTATAAACGAATCAGCATTTTAGACCTTCCAGAAGCTAACATTCGGATATTTTTTGAAGGATGTTTTCAGTTCATTGATGATGGTTTGCAAGAGGGTGGGGTGCTGGTTCACTGTAATGCTGGCGTGTCTCGTTCAGCTACAATTATTATTGGTTATTTGATGAACAGAGAAAAATTGTGTCTTGATGAGGCTCTTGATAAAGTAAAAAGTGTAAGGCCTTTCATTAAGCCTAATGTTGGATTTATGGAACAgttaaaacaatatgaaaagGAATTGTCTAAAAATGATAATGATTAA
- the LOC143246224 gene encoding dual specificity protein phosphatase 19-like isoform X8 — protein sequence MEQQNLLQELQELSSCKYLAANIKSTENESYLLEKRNSHNWFPMKEERDLGYWSDIKPDLHVFVAEVIPRLFIGSQDVAQDLNLLHQMNVTHILNIATGVPNMFEEEFIYKRISILDLPEANIRIFFEGCFQFIDDGLQEGGVLVHCNAGVSRSATIIIGYLMNREKLCLDEALDKVKSVRPFIKPNVGFMEQLKQYEKELSKNDND from the exons ATGGAACAGCAGAATTTATTACAAGAGTTACAGGAACTCTCATCTTGTAAATACTTGGCAGCAAACATAAAATCTACAGAGAATGAAAGTTATTTGCTAGAGAAGAGGAATAGTCACAACTGGTTTCCCATGAAAGAAGAGAGAGATCTAGGCTATTGGAGTGATATAAAACCTGACTTGCATGTGTTTGTAGCAGAAGTGATACCAAGATTGTTTATAG GATCTCAGGATGTTGCTCAAGACCTAAATCTTCTGCACCAGATGAatgtaacacatattttaaatatagctACAGGAGTTCCAAACATGTTTGAGGAAGAATTTATCTATAAACGAATCAGCATTTTAGACCTTCCAGAAGCTAACATTCGGATATTTTTTGAAGGATGTTTTCAGTTCATTGATGATGGTTTGCAAGAGGGTGGGGTGCTGGTTCACTGTAATGCTGGCGTGTCTCGTTCAGCTACAATTATTATTGGTTATTTGATGAACAGAGAAAAATTGTGTCTTGATGAGGCTCTTGATAAAGTAAAAAGTGTAAGGCCTTTCATTAAGCCTAATGTTGGATTTATGGAACAgttaaaacaatatgaaaagGAATTGTCTAAAAATGATAATGATTAA
- the LOC143246224 gene encoding dual specificity protein phosphatase 19-like isoform X2 gives MRVLANFSWFVQYHKAIFPAYKRGQNDLLIKQNLLQELQELSSCKYLAANIKSTENESYLLEKRNSHNWFPMKEERDLGYWSDIKPDLHVFVAEVIPRLFIGSQDVAQDLNLLHQMNVTHILNIATGVPNMFEEEFIYKRISILDLPEANIRIFFEGCFQFIDDGLQEGGVLVHCNAGVSRSATIIIGYLMNREKLCLDEALDKVKSVSWLTAKKSLQRKFHWAA, from the exons GACAGAATGACTTGCTGATAAAG CAGAATTTATTACAAGAGTTACAGGAACTCTCATCTTGTAAATACTTGGCAGCAAACATAAAATCTACAGAGAATGAAAGTTATTTGCTAGAGAAGAGGAATAGTCACAACTGGTTTCCCATGAAAGAAGAGAGAGATCTAGGCTATTGGAGTGATATAAAACCTGACTTGCATGTGTTTGTAGCAGAAGTGATACCAAGATTGTTTATAG GATCTCAGGATGTTGCTCAAGACCTAAATCTTCTGCACCAGATGAatgtaacacatattttaaatatagctACAGGAGTTCCAAACATGTTTGAGGAAGAATTTATCTATAAACGAATCAGCATTTTAGACCTTCCAGAAGCTAACATTCGGATATTTTTTGAAGGATGTTTTCAGTTCATTGATGATGGTTTGCAAGAGGGTGGGGTGCTGGTTCACTGTAATGCTGGCGTGTCTCGTTCAGCTACAATTATTATTGGTTATTTGATGAACAGAGAAAAATTGTGTCTTGATGAGGCTCTTGATAAAGTAAAAAGT GTTTCATGGTTAACAGCTAAGAAAAGTCTGCAGAGAAAATTTCACTGGGCTGCATAA
- the LOC143246224 gene encoding dual specificity protein phosphatase 19-like isoform X9, with amino-acid sequence MKQNLLQELQELSSCKYLAANIKSTENESYLLEKRNSHNWFPMKEERDLGYWSDIKPDLHVFVAEVIPRLFIGSQDVAQDLNLLHQMNVTHILNIATGVPNMFEEEFIYKRISILDLPEANIRIFFEGCFQFIDDGLQEGGVLVHCNAGVSRSATIIIGYLMNREKLCLDEALDKVKSVRPFIKPNVGFMEQLKQYEKELSKNDND; translated from the exons ATGAAA CAGAATTTATTACAAGAGTTACAGGAACTCTCATCTTGTAAATACTTGGCAGCAAACATAAAATCTACAGAGAATGAAAGTTATTTGCTAGAGAAGAGGAATAGTCACAACTGGTTTCCCATGAAAGAAGAGAGAGATCTAGGCTATTGGAGTGATATAAAACCTGACTTGCATGTGTTTGTAGCAGAAGTGATACCAAGATTGTTTATAG GATCTCAGGATGTTGCTCAAGACCTAAATCTTCTGCACCAGATGAatgtaacacatattttaaatatagctACAGGAGTTCCAAACATGTTTGAGGAAGAATTTATCTATAAACGAATCAGCATTTTAGACCTTCCAGAAGCTAACATTCGGATATTTTTTGAAGGATGTTTTCAGTTCATTGATGATGGTTTGCAAGAGGGTGGGGTGCTGGTTCACTGTAATGCTGGCGTGTCTCGTTCAGCTACAATTATTATTGGTTATTTGATGAACAGAGAAAAATTGTGTCTTGATGAGGCTCTTGATAAAGTAAAAAGTGTAAGGCCTTTCATTAAGCCTAATGTTGGATTTATGGAACAgttaaaacaatatgaaaagGAATTGTCTAAAAATGATAATGATTAA
- the LOC143246224 gene encoding dual specificity protein phosphatase 19-like isoform X5, translating into MNDLYYKIVSLDVHDISQNLLQELQELSSCKYLAANIKSTENESYLLEKRNSHNWFPMKEERDLGYWSDIKPDLHVFVAEVIPRLFIGSQDVAQDLNLLHQMNVTHILNIATGVPNMFEEEFIYKRISILDLPEANIRIFFEGCFQFIDDGLQEGGVLVHCNAGVSRSATIIIGYLMNREKLCLDEALDKVKSVSWLTAKKSLQRKFHWAA; encoded by the exons ATGAATGACCTATATTACAAAATAGTCTCTTTAGATGTGCACGATATTTCT CAGAATTTATTACAAGAGTTACAGGAACTCTCATCTTGTAAATACTTGGCAGCAAACATAAAATCTACAGAGAATGAAAGTTATTTGCTAGAGAAGAGGAATAGTCACAACTGGTTTCCCATGAAAGAAGAGAGAGATCTAGGCTATTGGAGTGATATAAAACCTGACTTGCATGTGTTTGTAGCAGAAGTGATACCAAGATTGTTTATAG GATCTCAGGATGTTGCTCAAGACCTAAATCTTCTGCACCAGATGAatgtaacacatattttaaatatagctACAGGAGTTCCAAACATGTTTGAGGAAGAATTTATCTATAAACGAATCAGCATTTTAGACCTTCCAGAAGCTAACATTCGGATATTTTTTGAAGGATGTTTTCAGTTCATTGATGATGGTTTGCAAGAGGGTGGGGTGCTGGTTCACTGTAATGCTGGCGTGTCTCGTTCAGCTACAATTATTATTGGTTATTTGATGAACAGAGAAAAATTGTGTCTTGATGAGGCTCTTGATAAAGTAAAAAGT GTTTCATGGTTAACAGCTAAGAAAAGTCTGCAGAGAAAATTTCACTGGGCTGCATAA
- the LOC143246224 gene encoding dual specificity protein phosphatase 19-like isoform X12, which produces MEQQNLLQELQELSSCKYLAANIKSTENESYLLEKRNSHNWFPMKEERDLGYWSDIKPDLHVFVAEVIPRLFIGSQDVAQDLNLLHQMNVTHILNIATGVPNMFEEEFIYKRISILDLPEANIRIFFEGCFQFIDDGLQEGGVLVHCNAGVSRSATIIIGYLMNREKLCLDEALDKVKSVSWLTAKKSLQRKFHWAA; this is translated from the exons ATGGAACAGCAGAATTTATTACAAGAGTTACAGGAACTCTCATCTTGTAAATACTTGGCAGCAAACATAAAATCTACAGAGAATGAAAGTTATTTGCTAGAGAAGAGGAATAGTCACAACTGGTTTCCCATGAAAGAAGAGAGAGATCTAGGCTATTGGAGTGATATAAAACCTGACTTGCATGTGTTTGTAGCAGAAGTGATACCAAGATTGTTTATAG GATCTCAGGATGTTGCTCAAGACCTAAATCTTCTGCACCAGATGAatgtaacacatattttaaatatagctACAGGAGTTCCAAACATGTTTGAGGAAGAATTTATCTATAAACGAATCAGCATTTTAGACCTTCCAGAAGCTAACATTCGGATATTTTTTGAAGGATGTTTTCAGTTCATTGATGATGGTTTGCAAGAGGGTGGGGTGCTGGTTCACTGTAATGCTGGCGTGTCTCGTTCAGCTACAATTATTATTGGTTATTTGATGAACAGAGAAAAATTGTGTCTTGATGAGGCTCTTGATAAAGTAAAAAGT GTTTCATGGTTAACAGCTAAGAAAAGTCTGCAGAGAAAATTTCACTGGGCTGCATAA
- the LOC143246224 gene encoding dual specificity protein phosphatase 19-like isoform X3 codes for MNDLYYKIVSLDVHDISQNLLQELQELSSCKYLAANIKSTENESYLLEKRNSHNWFPMKEERDLGYWSDIKPDLHVFVAEVIPRLFIGSQDVAQDLNLLHQMNVTHILNIATGVPNMFEEEFIYKRISILDLPEANIRIFFEGCFQFIDDGLQEGGVLVHCNAGVSRSATIIIGYLMNREKLCLDEALDKVKSVRPFIKPNVGFMEQLKQYEKELSKNDND; via the exons ATGAATGACCTATATTACAAAATAGTCTCTTTAGATGTGCACGATATTTCT CAGAATTTATTACAAGAGTTACAGGAACTCTCATCTTGTAAATACTTGGCAGCAAACATAAAATCTACAGAGAATGAAAGTTATTTGCTAGAGAAGAGGAATAGTCACAACTGGTTTCCCATGAAAGAAGAGAGAGATCTAGGCTATTGGAGTGATATAAAACCTGACTTGCATGTGTTTGTAGCAGAAGTGATACCAAGATTGTTTATAG GATCTCAGGATGTTGCTCAAGACCTAAATCTTCTGCACCAGATGAatgtaacacatattttaaatatagctACAGGAGTTCCAAACATGTTTGAGGAAGAATTTATCTATAAACGAATCAGCATTTTAGACCTTCCAGAAGCTAACATTCGGATATTTTTTGAAGGATGTTTTCAGTTCATTGATGATGGTTTGCAAGAGGGTGGGGTGCTGGTTCACTGTAATGCTGGCGTGTCTCGTTCAGCTACAATTATTATTGGTTATTTGATGAACAGAGAAAAATTGTGTCTTGATGAGGCTCTTGATAAAGTAAAAAGTGTAAGGCCTTTCATTAAGCCTAATGTTGGATTTATGGAACAgttaaaacaatatgaaaagGAATTGTCTAAAAATGATAATGATTAA
- the LOC143246224 gene encoding dual specificity protein phosphatase 19-like isoform X4 → MNDLYYKIVSLDVHDISNLLQELQELSSCKYLAANIKSTENESYLLEKRNSHNWFPMKEERDLGYWSDIKPDLHVFVAEVIPRLFIGSQDVAQDLNLLHQMNVTHILNIATGVPNMFEEEFIYKRISILDLPEANIRIFFEGCFQFIDDGLQEGGVLVHCNAGVSRSATIIIGYLMNREKLCLDEALDKVKSVRPFIKPNVGFMEQLKQYEKELSKNDND, encoded by the exons ATGAATGACCTATATTACAAAATAGTCTCTTTAGATGTGCACGATATTTCT AATTTATTACAAGAGTTACAGGAACTCTCATCTTGTAAATACTTGGCAGCAAACATAAAATCTACAGAGAATGAAAGTTATTTGCTAGAGAAGAGGAATAGTCACAACTGGTTTCCCATGAAAGAAGAGAGAGATCTAGGCTATTGGAGTGATATAAAACCTGACTTGCATGTGTTTGTAGCAGAAGTGATACCAAGATTGTTTATAG GATCTCAGGATGTTGCTCAAGACCTAAATCTTCTGCACCAGATGAatgtaacacatattttaaatatagctACAGGAGTTCCAAACATGTTTGAGGAAGAATTTATCTATAAACGAATCAGCATTTTAGACCTTCCAGAAGCTAACATTCGGATATTTTTTGAAGGATGTTTTCAGTTCATTGATGATGGTTTGCAAGAGGGTGGGGTGCTGGTTCACTGTAATGCTGGCGTGTCTCGTTCAGCTACAATTATTATTGGTTATTTGATGAACAGAGAAAAATTGTGTCTTGATGAGGCTCTTGATAAAGTAAAAAGTGTAAGGCCTTTCATTAAGCCTAATGTTGGATTTATGGAACAgttaaaacaatatgaaaagGAATTGTCTAAAAATGATAATGATTAA
- the LOC143246224 gene encoding dual specificity protein phosphatase 19-like isoform X1, with product MRVLANFSWFVQYHKAIFPAYKRGQNDLLIKQNLLQELQELSSCKYLAANIKSTENESYLLEKRNSHNWFPMKEERDLGYWSDIKPDLHVFVAEVIPRLFIGSQDVAQDLNLLHQMNVTHILNIATGVPNMFEEEFIYKRISILDLPEANIRIFFEGCFQFIDDGLQEGGVLVHCNAGVSRSATIIIGYLMNREKLCLDEALDKVKSVRPFIKPNVGFMEQLKQYEKELSKNDND from the exons GACAGAATGACTTGCTGATAAAG CAGAATTTATTACAAGAGTTACAGGAACTCTCATCTTGTAAATACTTGGCAGCAAACATAAAATCTACAGAGAATGAAAGTTATTTGCTAGAGAAGAGGAATAGTCACAACTGGTTTCCCATGAAAGAAGAGAGAGATCTAGGCTATTGGAGTGATATAAAACCTGACTTGCATGTGTTTGTAGCAGAAGTGATACCAAGATTGTTTATAG GATCTCAGGATGTTGCTCAAGACCTAAATCTTCTGCACCAGATGAatgtaacacatattttaaatatagctACAGGAGTTCCAAACATGTTTGAGGAAGAATTTATCTATAAACGAATCAGCATTTTAGACCTTCCAGAAGCTAACATTCGGATATTTTTTGAAGGATGTTTTCAGTTCATTGATGATGGTTTGCAAGAGGGTGGGGTGCTGGTTCACTGTAATGCTGGCGTGTCTCGTTCAGCTACAATTATTATTGGTTATTTGATGAACAGAGAAAAATTGTGTCTTGATGAGGCTCTTGATAAAGTAAAAAGTGTAAGGCCTTTCATTAAGCCTAATGTTGGATTTATGGAACAgttaaaacaatatgaaaagGAATTGTCTAAAAATGATAATGATTAA
- the LOC143246224 gene encoding dual specificity protein phosphatase 19-like isoform X7, with translation MNDLYYKIVSLDVHDISNLLQELQELSSCKYLAANIKSTENESYLLEKRNSHNWFPMKEERDLGYWSDIKPDLHVFVAEVIPRLFIGSQDVAQDLNLLHQMNVTHILNIATGVPNMFEEEFIYKRISILDLPEANIRIFFEGCFQFIDDGLQEGGVLVHCNAGVSRSATIIIGYLMNREKLCLDEALDKVKSVSWLTAKKSLQRKFHWAA, from the exons ATGAATGACCTATATTACAAAATAGTCTCTTTAGATGTGCACGATATTTCT AATTTATTACAAGAGTTACAGGAACTCTCATCTTGTAAATACTTGGCAGCAAACATAAAATCTACAGAGAATGAAAGTTATTTGCTAGAGAAGAGGAATAGTCACAACTGGTTTCCCATGAAAGAAGAGAGAGATCTAGGCTATTGGAGTGATATAAAACCTGACTTGCATGTGTTTGTAGCAGAAGTGATACCAAGATTGTTTATAG GATCTCAGGATGTTGCTCAAGACCTAAATCTTCTGCACCAGATGAatgtaacacatattttaaatatagctACAGGAGTTCCAAACATGTTTGAGGAAGAATTTATCTATAAACGAATCAGCATTTTAGACCTTCCAGAAGCTAACATTCGGATATTTTTTGAAGGATGTTTTCAGTTCATTGATGATGGTTTGCAAGAGGGTGGGGTGCTGGTTCACTGTAATGCTGGCGTGTCTCGTTCAGCTACAATTATTATTGGTTATTTGATGAACAGAGAAAAATTGTGTCTTGATGAGGCTCTTGATAAAGTAAAAAGT GTTTCATGGTTAACAGCTAAGAAAAGTCTGCAGAGAAAATTTCACTGGGCTGCATAA